The Henckelia pumila isolate YLH828 unplaced genomic scaffold, ASM3356847v2 CTG_461:::fragment_3, whole genome shotgun sequence genome window below encodes:
- the LOC140871382 gene encoding calmodulin-binding transcription activator 4, translating into MNSGGDMETGGYDIYHLVREAQARWLKPVEVYFILKNFEENQLTHQIPQQPAGGSLYLFNKRVLKSFRKDGHSWRRRRDQKTIAEAHERLKVGTVEALNCYYAHGEHNHKFQRRSYWILDPEFEHIVLVHYRDTEMGRQSTSSTSQVSPLSSSTLNPQPSLFASHQPDLSFVISESNELQVNQPSPSSVEISSSDVYRIQGLNQLDITESKDEDYSSSGPVLSQALRTIKHQLSLDDDETQKFTPYLGDEDSNYFEDALENFELSAQISTDANNLLLQQFADEGIQQHHPLSESEVDIWDAMIDGSKSLLGVESQAPLGGHDAQNSSMMFPLEVESMDYLAHSPVLDAYGTKSTLSSQDNLGISVQDYVSLSISPEQKFTIEEISPDWCYTSESAKIIIIGSFLCDPSECSWACMFGDVEVPVQIIRDGVIRCHAPFQPQAGKVNICITSANRESCSEVREFIYRAEPIICKHNNSPETEDSKSSEELLLMARFVQMLLSDQSPKGYITETDVDLLAKYKTSDGMWSQIIHALSVGSSTSSSTLNWLLEELLKDKLGLWLSCRSLKNNQKGCSLSKKEQGIIHMAAGLGYGWALLPILNSGISANFRDSNGWTALHWAARFGREKVVATLIASGASAGAITDPTSQDPTGKTPASIAAECGYTGLAGYLSEMALKDHLSSLVLKDTELSKGSAALEAETMVHNLSNTSPSLNEDQGALKDTLAAVRSATQAAARIQSAFRAHSFRKRQQNAVAISRAYGDEYSILENDIQGLSAASKLAFCNARDYSSAALSIQKKYRGWKGRKDYLSFRQKVVKIQAHVRGHQARKKYNVSWAVGVLEKVILRWRRRGVGFRGFRIDPETLHECHDDDILKVFRKKNVEAAIDEAVSRVLSMVESPTARQQYRRLLEKYRQAKAELQNGEFQTSSGHGLSSHLDLPNEESSEIY; encoded by the exons ATGAACTCCGGTGGAGATATGGAAACGGGCG GGTATGATATCTATCATCTTGTTCGGGAAGCTCAAGCCCGTTGGCTAAAGCCGGTAGAAGTGTATTTCATACTAAAGAATTTTGAGGAGAACCAACTCACCCACCAAATCCCTCAACAACCAgctg GCGGATCACTGTACTTATTCAATAAGCGAGTACTAAAATCTTTCCGAAAGGATGGTCATAGTTGGCGTAGGAGGAGGGATCAGAAAACTATCGCCGAAGCACATGAGCGGCTAAAG GTTGGGACTGTTGAAGCCCTAAATTGTTATTATGCTCATGGAGAACACaaccataaatttcaaagacGTAGCTACTGGATTTTGGACCC AGAGTTTGAGCACATTGTTCTTGTTCACTACAGAGACACTGAGATG GGAAGACAGAGTACTTCTTCAACATCTCAAGTGTCGCCATTATCATCTTCTACCTTGAATCCCCAACCTAGCTTGTTTGCATCGCACCAGCCGGACTTGTCTTTTGTCATCAGTGAATCAAATGAACTGCAAGTTAATCAACCAAGTCCTAGTTCTGTGGAGATTAGTTCAAGTGACGTCTACAGGATTCAAGGGCTGAATCAATTGGATATCACAGAGAGTAAAGATGAGGACTACAGTTCATCGGGGCCAGTATTAAGTCAAGCATTGCGAACGATTAAGCACCAGTTAAGTTTAGACGATGATGAGACGCAAAAATTTACGCCTTACCTAGGCGATGAGGATTCTAATTATTTCGAAGATGCTCTGGAAAATTTTGAGTTATCTGCTCAAATATCTACTGACGCAAACAATCTTCTTTTGCAACAATTTGCAG atgaggGCATTCAACAGCATCATCCCCTCTCTGAGTCTGAAGTCGACATTTGGGATGCTATGATTGATGGCTCCAAAAGTTTACTTGGTGTGGAATCACAAGCACCTCTTGGTGGTCATGATGCTCAAAATT CTTCTATGATGTTTCCTCTTGAAGTGGAATCTATGGACTATCTTGCTCATTCTCCCGTACTTGATGCTTATGGAACCAAATCAACCTTATCTAGCCAAGATAATTTGGGAATTTCTGTTCAAGACTACGTGAGTTTGAGTATTTCCCCTGAGCAGAAATTCACAATCGAAGAGATATCTCCAGATTGGTGCTACACCTCTGAAAGTGCAAAG ATCATCATTATTGGGTCTTTCCTTTGTGACCCATCTGAGTGCTCTTGGGCTTGTATGTTTGGTGACGTTGAAGTTCCAGTTCAGATAATTCGGGACGGTGTCATCCGCTGCCATGCTCCCTTCCAACCGCAGGCTGGAAAAGTCAATATTTGCATCACCTCTGCAAATAGGGAGTCTTGTAGTGAAGTAAGGGAGTTTATCTATCGAGCTGAGCCCATTATTTGCAAGCACAATAATTCACCTGAAACAGAGGACAGCAAGAGCTCAGAAGAGCTCCTGTTGATGGCCAGATTCGTGCAAATGCTACTGTCCGATCAGTCACCAAAAGGATATATCACTGAAACAGATGTTGATCTGTTGGCCAAATATAAAACGTCTGACGGCATGTGGAGCCAAATTATCCATGCTCTTTCAGTTGGCTCCTCAACATCCTCAAGCACTCTTAATTGGCTTCTGGAAGAACTTCTGAAAGACAAGTTGGGACTGTGGCTTTCATGTAGATCACTGAAGAATAATCAAAAGGGTTGTTCTTTATCAAAGAAAGAACAAGGTATCATTCATATGGCTGCTGGATTGGGCTACGGATGGGCATTATTGCCAATTTTGAATTCTGGAATAAGTGCCAATTTTCGTGATTCGAATGGATGGACTGCTCTTCATTGGGCTGCAAGATTTGGGAG GGAAAAGGTGGTTGCTACTCTCATAGCATCCGGTGCGTCGGCTGGAGCCATTACGGATCCTACTTCACAGGACCCAACTGGTAAAACACCGGCATCGATTGCTGCTGAGTGCGGATACACGGGGCTTGCTGGTTATCTTTCAGAAATGGCACTAAAAGATCATCTTTCATCCCTCGTATTGAAAGACACTGAGCTTTCTAAGGGGTCTGCTGCCTTGGAAGCAGAAACTATGGTACATAATTTATCCAACACAAGTCCCTCTTTGAATGAAGATCAGGGTGCTCTGAAGGACACCTTAGCTGCAGTTCGGAGTGCTACTCAGGCTGCTGCACGTATACAATCCGCATTTCGTGCCCATTCATTCCGGAAGCGGCAGCAAAACGCAGTTGCCATCTCCAGAGCTTATGGTGATGAATACAGTATATTAGAGAATGATATTCAGGGACTTTCTGCTGCATCAAAGCTGGCATTCTGCAATGCTCGCGATTACAGCTCAGCTGCTTTATCTATTCAGAAGAAATATCGAGGCTGGAAAGGTCGGAAGGACTATCTTTCATTCCGTCAGAAAGTAGTCAAGATACAG GCTCATGTGAGAGGTCACCAAGCTAGGAAAAAATACAATGTTTCCTGGGCAGTTGGTGTTCTAGAGAAGGTTATTCTACGATGGCGCCGACGAGGAGTTGGTTTCCGAGGATTTCGAATTGACCCTGAAACACTTCATGAATGCCATGACGACGACATCCTTAAAGTGTTTCGCAAGAAGAATGTGGAAGCAGCTATTGATGAAGCTGTCTCCAGAGTGCTGTCCATGGTTGAATCTCCAACAGCACGCCAGCAATATCGTCGCCTCCTTGAAAAGTATCGCCAAGCTAAG GCTGAGCTTCAAAATGGAGAATTCCAGACATCTTCTGGTCACGGCTTATCTTCTCACCTTGACCTTCCCAACGAGGAGAGTTCTGAGATTTACTAG
- the LOC140871255 gene encoding uncharacterized protein: MEDWGPVIVAVILFVLLSPGLLFQIPGHRGCMEFFNFQTSAAAIMVHALLYFASISVFLLVLKLHLYLG, encoded by the coding sequence ATGGAGGACTGGGGACCTGTTATTGTGGCCGTGATACTGTTCGTTTTGCTATCGCCAGGGCTACTTTTCCAGATTCCAGGCCACCGCGGATGTATGGAGTTCTTTAACTTCCAGACTAGCGCCGCCGCCATCATGGTCCACGCCTTACTTTATTTTGCCTCCATCTCTGTTTTTCTGCTTGTCCTTAAACTTCATTTGTACCTTGGctaa
- the LOC140872270 gene encoding uncharacterized protein, whose protein sequence is MADWGPVIIAVVLFVLLSPGLLFQLPGRGRVVEFGNMQTSGLSILVHTIIFFGLITIFLIAIGVHIYTG, encoded by the coding sequence atggcGGACTGGGGACCAGTGATAATAGCGGTGGTGCTGTTCGTGCTGTTGAGTCCGGGTCTGCTCTTCCAGTTGCCGGGTCGGGGCCGGGTCGTGGAGTTCGGGAACATGCAAACCAGCGGCTTATCCATTTTAGTCCACACTATCATTTTCTTCGGCCTCATCACTATCTTCCTCATCGCTATCGGCGTCCACATTTACACCGGCTAA
- the LOC140871865 gene encoding uncharacterized protein, translating to MRRGNPQTQTDQHSKILYELSALVMNIMRSSPSAVGFSDQTPAIHQRRRAATSLEQITPAGFASLLLGISLALMLCGSVTFFIGFMLMPWIIGLVVFLYFVGIVSSISMIGRAFLCHNSGPSSPSKDVSSWKLL from the exons ATGAGGAGAGGGAACCCGCAAACTCAAACAGATCAACATTCCAAGATTCTGTACGAGTTATCAGCTTTAGTTATGAATATAATGCGATCCTCGCCGTCGGCGGTGGGTTTTTCGGATCAAACGCCGGCGATCCATCAGAGGAGGAGGGCGGCGACGTCTCTTGAGCAGATAACACCGGCTGGATTTGCCTCTTTGCTTCTTGGAATTTCTTTGGCTTTGATGCTGTGCGGATCGGTCACTTTTTTCATAGGATTCATGTTGATGCCTTGGATAATTGGATTGGTGGTGTTTCTGTACTTCGTTGGGATTGTTTCCAGTATTTCCATGATTGGGAGAGCATTTTTGTGTCACAATTCTGGCCCCTCTTCCCCGTCGAAAGATGTCTCTT CATGGAAGCTTTTGTGA
- the LOC140871275 gene encoding agamous-like MADS-box protein MADS4 isoform X4 — protein MGRGRVELKRIENKINSMLKTLERYQKCNYGAPETNVSTREALELSSQHEYMKLKARYEALQRSQRNLLGEDLGPLSSKELESLERQLDMSLKQIRSTRTQAMLDTLTDLQRKEHALNEANKSLKHRLMEGSQISLQWNPNAQDVAYGRQAAQPQADGFFHPLDCEPTLQIGYQNDAIAAAGPSLNNYISGWLP, from the exons ATGGGAAGAGGGAGAGTTGAGCTGAAGAGAATAGAGAACAAGATCAACAG CATGCTCAAAACATTGGAAAGGTATCAAAAGTGCAACTACGGAGCACCGGAGACGAACGTATCCACAAGGGAGGCGCTG GAACTGAGCAGTCAGCACGAGTATATGAAGCTTAAAGCGCGCTATGAAGCCCTACAGCGTTCACAAAG GAATCTTCTGGGTGAGGATCTTGGTCCTCTGAGCAGCAAGGAGCTCGAATCACTCGAAAGGCAGCTCGACATGTCGCTGAAGCAGATCAGATCAACACGG ACTCAAGCAATGCTGGATACCCTCACAGATCTTCAAAGAAAG GAGCATGCCCTCAATGAAGCCAACAAGAGTTTGAAACATCGG CTGATGGAAGGAAGTCAAATAAGTCTGCAATGGAATCCGAATGCACAAGACGTCGCGTATGGAAGGCAAGCGGCTCAGCCTCAGGCCGACGGGTTTTTCCATCCTCTGGATTGTGAACCAACTCTGCAAATCGG GTACCAGAATGATGCGATAGCAGCAGCAGGGCCAAGCCTGAATAACTATATATCTGGTTGGCTGCCATGA
- the LOC140871275 gene encoding agamous-like MADS-box protein MADS4 isoform X2, which translates to MGRGRVELKRIENKINRQVTFAKRRNGLLKKAYELSVLCDAEVALIIFSNRGKLYEFCSSSSMLKTLERYQKCNYGAPETNVSTREALELSSQHEYMKLKARYEALQRSQRNLLGEDLGPLSSKELESLERQLDMSLKQIRSTRTQAMLDTLTDLQRKEHALNEANKSLKHRLMEGSQISLQWNPNAQDVAYGRQAAQPQADGFFHPLDCEPTLQIGYQNDAIAAAGPSLNNYISGWLP; encoded by the exons ATGGGAAGAGGGAGAGTTGAGCTGAAGAGAATAGAGAACAAGATCAACAGGCAAGTGACTTTTGCGAAACGAAGGAATGGGCTTTTGAAGAAAGCTTATGAGCTTTCTGTTCTTTGTGATGCTGAGGTTGCACTCATCATCTTCTCCAATAGAGGAAAGCTGTACGAGTTTTGCAGTAGCTCTAG CATGCTCAAAACATTGGAAAGGTATCAAAAGTGCAACTACGGAGCACCGGAGACGAACGTATCCACAAGGGAGGCGCTG GAACTGAGCAGTCAGCACGAGTATATGAAGCTTAAAGCGCGCTATGAAGCCCTACAGCGTTCACAAAG GAATCTTCTGGGTGAGGATCTTGGTCCTCTGAGCAGCAAGGAGCTCGAATCACTCGAAAGGCAGCTCGACATGTCGCTGAAGCAGATCAGATCAACACGG ACTCAAGCAATGCTGGATACCCTCACAGATCTTCAAAGAAAG GAGCATGCCCTCAATGAAGCCAACAAGAGTTTGAAACATCGG CTGATGGAAGGAAGTCAAATAAGTCTGCAATGGAATCCGAATGCACAAGACGTCGCGTATGGAAGGCAAGCGGCTCAGCCTCAGGCCGACGGGTTTTTCCATCCTCTGGATTGTGAACCAACTCTGCAAATCGG GTACCAGAATGATGCGATAGCAGCAGCAGGGCCAAGCCTGAATAACTATATATCTGGTTGGCTGCCATGA
- the LOC140871275 gene encoding agamous-like MADS-box protein MADS4 isoform X1, whose amino-acid sequence MGRGRVELKRIENKINRQVTFAKRRNGLLKKAYELSVLCDAEVALIIFSNRGKLYEFCSSSSSMLKTLERYQKCNYGAPETNVSTREALELSSQHEYMKLKARYEALQRSQRNLLGEDLGPLSSKELESLERQLDMSLKQIRSTRTQAMLDTLTDLQRKEHALNEANKSLKHRLMEGSQISLQWNPNAQDVAYGRQAAQPQADGFFHPLDCEPTLQIGYQNDAIAAAGPSLNNYISGWLP is encoded by the exons ATGGGAAGAGGGAGAGTTGAGCTGAAGAGAATAGAGAACAAGATCAACAGGCAAGTGACTTTTGCGAAACGAAGGAATGGGCTTTTGAAGAAAGCTTATGAGCTTTCTGTTCTTTGTGATGCTGAGGTTGCACTCATCATCTTCTCCAATAGAGGAAAGCTGTACGAGTTTTGCAGTAGCTCTAG CAGCATGCTCAAAACATTGGAAAGGTATCAAAAGTGCAACTACGGAGCACCGGAGACGAACGTATCCACAAGGGAGGCGCTG GAACTGAGCAGTCAGCACGAGTATATGAAGCTTAAAGCGCGCTATGAAGCCCTACAGCGTTCACAAAG GAATCTTCTGGGTGAGGATCTTGGTCCTCTGAGCAGCAAGGAGCTCGAATCACTCGAAAGGCAGCTCGACATGTCGCTGAAGCAGATCAGATCAACACGG ACTCAAGCAATGCTGGATACCCTCACAGATCTTCAAAGAAAG GAGCATGCCCTCAATGAAGCCAACAAGAGTTTGAAACATCGG CTGATGGAAGGAAGTCAAATAAGTCTGCAATGGAATCCGAATGCACAAGACGTCGCGTATGGAAGGCAAGCGGCTCAGCCTCAGGCCGACGGGTTTTTCCATCCTCTGGATTGTGAACCAACTCTGCAAATCGG GTACCAGAATGATGCGATAGCAGCAGCAGGGCCAAGCCTGAATAACTATATATCTGGTTGGCTGCCATGA
- the LOC140871275 gene encoding agamous-like MADS-box protein MADS4 isoform X3 — protein sequence MGRGRVELKRIENKINSSMLKTLERYQKCNYGAPETNVSTREALELSSQHEYMKLKARYEALQRSQRNLLGEDLGPLSSKELESLERQLDMSLKQIRSTRTQAMLDTLTDLQRKEHALNEANKSLKHRLMEGSQISLQWNPNAQDVAYGRQAAQPQADGFFHPLDCEPTLQIGYQNDAIAAAGPSLNNYISGWLP from the exons ATGGGAAGAGGGAGAGTTGAGCTGAAGAGAATAGAGAACAAGATCAACAG CAGCATGCTCAAAACATTGGAAAGGTATCAAAAGTGCAACTACGGAGCACCGGAGACGAACGTATCCACAAGGGAGGCGCTG GAACTGAGCAGTCAGCACGAGTATATGAAGCTTAAAGCGCGCTATGAAGCCCTACAGCGTTCACAAAG GAATCTTCTGGGTGAGGATCTTGGTCCTCTGAGCAGCAAGGAGCTCGAATCACTCGAAAGGCAGCTCGACATGTCGCTGAAGCAGATCAGATCAACACGG ACTCAAGCAATGCTGGATACCCTCACAGATCTTCAAAGAAAG GAGCATGCCCTCAATGAAGCCAACAAGAGTTTGAAACATCGG CTGATGGAAGGAAGTCAAATAAGTCTGCAATGGAATCCGAATGCACAAGACGTCGCGTATGGAAGGCAAGCGGCTCAGCCTCAGGCCGACGGGTTTTTCCATCCTCTGGATTGTGAACCAACTCTGCAAATCGG GTACCAGAATGATGCGATAGCAGCAGCAGGGCCAAGCCTGAATAACTATATATCTGGTTGGCTGCCATGA